The Ruminococcus bovis genome includes a region encoding these proteins:
- a CDS encoding phospho-sugar mutase: protein MDSNTLYNVWCENAKEDKDLIEELAAIKGNENEIYERFYKNLEFGTAGLRGVIGAGTNRMNIYVVRQATQGLANYVNNIGGGAVAISHDSRIKADLFMNEAAKVLAANGIKAYITSELQPTPVLSFLVRHFGCKAGIMVTASHNPAKYNGYKAYGSDGCQMTDNAAGAVYDEIQKIDMFTGVKTMDFDKAVEEGLIEYVNDDVYTEYLANVKQQQVNEGLCADSGLKVVYTPLNGTGNKLVRRVLKEIGINDVTVVPEQEMPDGNFTTCPYPNPEIKEALQLGLDMCEKVKPDLLLATDPDADRVGIAVPDNGTYRLITGNETGIMLTNYLLSVRKEKGTLPENPIVVRTIVTSLLIDEICKKYNCELKKVLTGFKYIGEVILRLEEKNEKERFVFGFEESYGYLAGTYVRDKDAVVASMLICEMAAYYRKQGKTLANVIDEIYKEYGYYRNTTLSFEFDGASGMKKMKEIMDNLRENPLKTVNGETVKTIYDYLKSEEKDVATGEITAIDLPKSNVLHFCLGGNAVIVRPSGTEPKIKLYITSIGKTEEESVEIGNKIADDVKAQLGLN, encoded by the coding sequence ATGGATTCTAACACTTTATATAATGTATGGTGCGAAAACGCCAAGGAAGATAAAGATTTAATTGAAGAATTAGCTGCAATTAAAGGCAATGAAAATGAGATTTACGAAAGATTCTACAAGAACCTAGAATTTGGTACTGCCGGTCTTAGAGGGGTTATCGGTGCAGGTACTAACAGAATGAACATTTATGTTGTTCGTCAGGCTACTCAGGGTCTTGCAAACTATGTAAATAATATCGGTGGCGGTGCTGTTGCAATTAGCCATGATAGCAGAATTAAAGCTGACCTATTTATGAATGAAGCTGCTAAGGTTCTTGCTGCTAACGGCATTAAAGCATATATCACAAGTGAACTACAGCCAACACCTGTTCTTTCTTTCCTAGTAAGACATTTTGGTTGTAAAGCAGGTATTATGGTAACTGCTTCTCATAACCCTGCAAAATACAATGGTTATAAAGCATATGGTAGTGACGGTTGTCAGATGACAGACAATGCTGCCGGTGCAGTTTATGATGAAATTCAGAAGATTGATATGTTCACAGGTGTTAAGACTATGGACTTTGACAAGGCAGTTGAAGAAGGTCTTATTGAATATGTTAATGATGATGTATATACAGAATACCTTGCTAATGTTAAACAGCAGCAGGTAAATGAAGGTCTATGTGCTGACTCAGGTCTAAAGGTTGTTTACACACCACTTAACGGTACAGGTAACAAGCTGGTTAGAAGAGTTCTAAAGGAAATCGGTATTAATGATGTAACAGTTGTTCCTGAACAGGAAATGCCTGACGGTAACTTTACAACTTGTCCTTACCCTAACCCTGAAATCAAGGAAGCACTACAGTTAGGTCTTGATATGTGTGAAAAGGTTAAACCTGACCTACTACTAGCTACTGACCCTGATGCTGACAGAGTTGGTATTGCAGTTCCTGATAATGGCACATACAGACTAATTACAGGTAACGAAACAGGTATTATGCTAACTAACTACCTACTAAGTGTTAGAAAAGAAAAAGGCACATTACCTGAAAATCCTATCGTTGTAAGAACAATTGTTACTTCTCTACTAATTGATGAAATCTGTAAGAAGTACAACTGTGAACTAAAGAAAGTTCTAACAGGCTTCAAGTATATTGGTGAAGTTATCCTAAGACTTGAAGAAAAGAATGAAAAAGAAAGATTTGTATTTGGTTTTGAAGAAAGCTACGGTTACCTTGCAGGTACTTATGTAAGAGATAAGGATGCTGTTGTTGCTTCAATGCTAATCTGTGAAATGGCTGCTTATTACAGAAAGCAAGGCAAGACTCTTGCTAATGTAATTGATGAAATTTACAAAGAATACGGCTATTACAGAAACACAACACTTTCATTTGAATTTGACGGTGCAAGTGGTATGAAGAAGATGAAAGAAATTATGGATAATCTTCGTGAAAACCCACTAAAGACTGTTAATGGTGAAACTGTTAAGACAATTTACGATTACCTAAAGAGTGAAGAAAAAGATGTTGCTACAGGTGAAATCACTGCTATTGACCTACCAAAGTCAAATGTACTTCACTTCTGCTTAGGTGGTAATGCAGTTATTGTAAGACCTAGTGGTACTGAACCAAAGATTAAGCTTTACATTACTTCTATCGGTAAGACAGAAGAAGAATCAGTTGAAATCGGTAACAAGATTGCTGATGATGTTAAAGCTCAGTTAGGTCTAAACTAA
- a CDS encoding YicC/YloC family endoribonuclease — MVRSMTGFGRHEATVDGRDIVVEIKSVNHRYYEFNCRTTRGYNFLEEKLKSYIKEKVSRGKIDVYVSLSQKEDTESIVKINPSLAQGYINALKKLSTDYGVTDDISVSTVAQYNDIFQVHRAPEDEEEVWNAVKEVLDVALDNFIKMSRRREDEG, encoded by the coding sequence ATGGTTCGTTCAATGACAGGCTTCGGAAGACACGAAGCAACTGTTGACGGCAGAGATATTGTAGTAGAAATCAAGAGTGTAAACCACCGTTACTATGAATTTAATTGCCGTACAACAAGAGGCTATAACTTTCTTGAAGAAAAGTTAAAGTCTTATATTAAAGAAAAGGTTAGCAGAGGTAAGATTGATGTTTATGTTTCTTTAAGCCAAAAGGAAGATACAGAGTCAATTGTAAAGATTAACCCAAGTTTAGCACAAGGTTATATTAATGCACTAAAGAAACTTTCAACAGACTATGGTGTAACAGACGATATTTCTGTTTCTACTGTTGCTCAGTACAACGATATTTTCCAAGTACACAGAGCACCTGAAGATGAGGAAGAAGTTTGGAATGCAGTTAAGGAAGTTCTTGATGTAGCACTTGATAACTTTATCAAAATGAGTAGAAGGAGAGAAGATGAAGGCTGA
- the rpoZ gene encoding DNA-directed RNA polymerase subunit omega produces the protein MRLASVDDMLSGKESRYALVIGVAKRAREIAQEFEEQGIITDEKPVLLAIEDFKNHKYNLLEPEDEE, from the coding sequence ATGCGTTTAGCTTCAGTAGATGATATGTTATCAGGTAAGGAAAGTCGTTATGCACTAGTAATCGGTGTAGCAAAGAGAGCAAGAGAAATTGCACAGGAATTTGAAGAACAGGGTATAATTACTGACGAAAAGCCGGTTCTTCTTGCTATCGAAGATTTTAAGAATCACAAGTACAACCTACTTGAACCAGAAGATGAAGAATGA
- a CDS encoding primosomal protein N' family DNA-binding protein, producing MKNDEFLIAGIAVDNTTYSFDRLFSYKVPVHLSNVKVGQRVLVPFGRGDRFRQGMILSLSYGKEENLKEISSLLDDKPIFTDEMIDTVNFIHDRYFCTYYDSVKVMLR from the coding sequence ATGAAGAATGATGAATTCCTCATTGCAGGAATTGCAGTAGATAATACTACTTACAGTTTTGACAGACTCTTTAGCTATAAAGTACCGGTTCATTTGTCTAATGTAAAAGTTGGGCAGAGAGTCCTTGTACCTTTTGGCAGAGGAGATAGATTTCGTCAAGGAATGATTTTGTCTTTGTCTTATGGTAAAGAAGAAAATCTAAAAGAAATTTCATCATTATTAGATGATAAGCCTATCTTTACCGATGAAATGATAGATACAGTAAATTTTATCCATGATAGATATTTCTGTACTTATTATGACTCTGTAAAGGTGATGCTACGGTAG
- a CDS encoding glycoside hydrolase family protein: MTKGKSVYLTSSSSGASWSSSDNSVATVTNYGLVTTKKAGKAVVYCKTSYGWASCLLDVKGAEAVKFTYANPNSAPKNSTVTFVAITDKSRSAVKFDITIGSKKYTVKATEKSESGNNYIWKGKKKLTESGKYKVVAYSQHNGTWSKSVGSYGKAFVTKVTSNTETSCEERHASNSVINFISNYEGLLSNAMFDPLTSFPCLTVGYGRVIYSGDSFYNGMTKSEAMAYLVDSVETDGYVTKVNNFLLGNRIKFNQRQFDALVTLVYNCGTGILSNDSDIINMFVNHSYPSSNSNPTKVKTSAKVSMKKSASDSAANVKTISKGATLKLASASIYSKKYYKVIDSKGAVGYINYKYLNVTSYNKKGTRDLKNVFIKDFISNIFCYHHAGGSCYAGLLYRRIDECEMYYYGDYTRDGEKNKNNFYYRCVYHNPSFGCG; this comes from the coding sequence ATCACTAAAGGTAAATCAGTTTATTTAACTTCTTCTTCATCCGGTGCAAGTTGGTCTAGTTCAGATAATTCAGTAGCTACTGTTACAAATTATGGTTTGGTAACAACTAAGAAAGCCGGTAAAGCTGTTGTTTACTGCAAAACCTCTTATGGTTGGGCAAGTTGTTTGCTTGATGTTAAGGGTGCAGAAGCTGTAAAGTTTACATATGCAAATCCTAACTCAGCACCAAAGAACAGTACAGTAACATTTGTTGCTATTACAGATAAAAGCAGAAGTGCAGTTAAATTTGATATTACAATCGGTAGCAAAAAATATACTGTAAAAGCAACAGAAAAATCCGAAAGTGGTAACAACTACATTTGGAAAGGCAAGAAAAAGTTAACAGAGTCCGGTAAGTACAAGGTAGTTGCCTACTCACAACACAACGGTACTTGGTCAAAAAGTGTTGGTAGTTATGGTAAAGCTTTTGTAACTAAGGTTACCAGCAATACAGAAACTTCTTGTGAAGAGAGACACGCAAGTAACAGCGTTATTAACTTTATTTCTAACTATGAAGGTCTACTTTCAAATGCTATGTTTGACCCATTAACAAGTTTTCCTTGCTTAACTGTTGGTTATGGTAGAGTTATTTATTCAGGTGATTCATTCTACAACGGAATGACCAAGAGTGAAGCTATGGCTTACTTAGTTGATTCTGTAGAAACTGATGGTTATGTTACTAAGGTAAATAATTTCCTACTTGGCAACAGAATAAAGTTTAATCAAAGACAATTTGATGCTTTAGTTACACTTGTATATAACTGTGGTACAGGTATTTTATCCAACGATAGTGATATTATTAATATGTTTGTTAATCATTCATATCCAAGTTCTAATTCCAACCCAACTAAGGTGAAAACATCTGCAAAAGTTTCTATGAAAAAGTCTGCATCTGACAGTGCAGCTAATGTAAAAACTATTTCCAAAGGTGCTACACTTAAACTTGCCAGTGCTTCAATATACAGTAAAAAATATTATAAGGTAATTGACAGTAAGGGTGCAGTTGGTTATATTAACTACAAGTATCTAAATGTAACTTCTTACAACAAGAAAGGTACTCGTGACCTAAAGAATGTGTTTATCAAGGACTTTATCAGCAATATTTTCTGTTACCATCATGCAGGTGGCAGTTGTTATGCAGGACTATTGTATAGAAGAATTGATGAATGTGAAATGTACTATTACGGTGACTATACCCGTGATGGTGAAAAGAATAAAAACAACTTCTATTATCGTTGTGTATATCATAACCCAAGCTTTGGTTGTGGCTAA
- a CDS encoding DUF1732 domain-containing protein — protein sequence MKADIMSRAETILSIVSKIEEKSPERVKDYESRLKERIEELLGSADFDEQRILTEVAIFADKVAVDEETVRLRSHFDQLKLLMNSDSEIGRKIDFIIQEMNREANTIGSKANDSILSHMVVDIKAEIEKIREQIQNIE from the coding sequence ATGAAGGCTGACATTATGTCAAGAGCCGAAACTATCCTTTCTATTGTTTCTAAGATTGAAGAAAAGTCACCTGAAAGAGTAAAGGATTATGAATCCAGACTAAAAGAAAGAATTGAAGAACTTTTAGGTAGTGCCGATTTTGATGAACAGAGAATTTTAACAGAAGTTGCAATTTTTGCAGATAAGGTTGCAGTTGATGAAGAAACTGTTCGTCTAAGAAGTCACTTTGATCAGCTAAAATTACTTATGAATAGCGATAGTGAAATCGGTAGAAAGATTGACTTTATTATTCAAGAAATGAATAGAGAAGCCAATACTATCGGTAGTAAAGCTAACGACAGCATACTATCTCATATGGTAGTTGATATTAAAGCTGAAATTGAAAAGATTAGAGAGCAAATTCAAAACATTGAATAA
- a CDS encoding MATE family efflux transporter, whose protein sequence is MFWGTAIGLIFSFIGLFFPGQVVSIMGGDSTIVEVGRGYTMIFMSFAPFFIWNHIFNAFVLNDGSPSIAMSATLFSSLFNIVFDYVLMFPLNMGMEGAALATALSPIVGVMICFIHIFSKKNTTSLKPQKPSFKKLIYSCQVGVSSFVGQISSGVITIVFNFLILGLTGNTGVAAYGIVANVSLVGISVFNGVSQGSQPLFSEHYGKGDKDGIKILRRLSIITSLLFSAIMILLIFVFTDFIVGVFNSENNLLLEKYAVVGLRLYSIGFIFAGLNVIGSGIFSATNFPKWAFATSIARGFVLIILSAVVMSILFGMTGVWLAFAVAELLTLIITSIGLTKITKF, encoded by the coding sequence CTGTTTTGGGGAACAGCTATAGGTCTTATATTTTCATTTATAGGTTTATTTTTCCCGGGACAAGTTGTTTCTATTATGGGTGGTGACAGTACCATTGTAGAAGTGGGTAGAGGCTACACAATGATATTTATGTCATTTGCACCATTCTTTATTTGGAATCATATCTTCAATGCATTTGTTCTAAATGACGGGTCACCCTCAATTGCAATGTCAGCAACATTGTTCAGTAGTTTGTTTAATATTGTATTTGACTATGTGTTAATGTTTCCACTAAATATGGGTATGGAAGGTGCTGCTTTAGCAACTGCATTGTCACCAATTGTAGGTGTAATGATTTGTTTTATTCATATTTTCTCAAAGAAAAATACAACATCATTAAAGCCACAAAAACCATCATTTAAGAAACTTATTTATTCTTGTCAGGTTGGTGTATCCTCATTTGTAGGACAAATTTCATCAGGTGTTATTACAATAGTATTTAACTTCCTGATTTTAGGTTTAACAGGTAACACAGGTGTTGCAGCTTACGGCATTGTAGCAAATGTTTCTCTTGTGGGAATTTCAGTATTTAACGGTGTGTCACAAGGTAGTCAGCCTTTATTTAGCGAACATTACGGTAAAGGTGATAAAGATGGTATCAAAATTTTAAGAAGACTAAGTATCATAACTTCATTGTTATTTTCAGCAATAATGATTTTACTTATCTTTGTGTTTACTGATTTTATTGTTGGTGTGTTTAATAGTGAAAATAACTTATTACTTGAAAAGTATGCAGTAGTAGGCTTAAGATTATATTCAATAGGATTTATCTTTGCAGGTTTAAATGTAATAGGTTCAGGTATATTCAGTGCAACAAATTTCCCTAAGTGGGCTTTTGCAACATCAATAGCAAGAGGTTTTGTGTTGATTATACTTTCAGCAGTTGTTATGTCAATTTTATTTGGTATGACCGGTGTGTGGTTAGCTTTTGCAGTGGCAGAGCTATTAACACTAATAATTACTTCAATAGGTTTAACCAAGATAACAAAATTCTAA
- a CDS encoding DUF370 domain-containing protein, which yields MKLINIGFGNLVNSKIISVVSPDSAPIKRIVQDSKQKSMLIDATYGRRCKAVIITDSDHVVLSAISPETIGNRLEGEQSDE from the coding sequence ATGAAACTTATTAATATTGGATTTGGTAATTTAGTTAATTCAAAGATCATATCTGTAGTCAGTCCTGATTCTGCTCCTATAAAAAGAATTGTTCAGGATAGTAAACAGAAAAGTATGCTTATTGATGCTACTTATGGTAGAAGATGTAAAGCAGTTATTATTACAGACAGTGACCATGTTGTACTTTCTGCTATTTCTCCTGAAACAATAGGTAACAGATTGGAGGGTGAACAAAGCGATGAATAA
- the gmk gene encoding guanylate kinase: MNNKGLLIIYSGFSGVGKGTIMKEMLKKEDNFRLSVSATTRAPRPGEVNGREYYFISKEEFEEMIKNDEFFEYAQYSDNYYGTPKKPVEEMLEKGLDVFLEIEVQGGLQMMDKRPDALSIFIVPPSLEELESRLRGRNTETEEVIEKRLSAVEFEKQFVPKYDVKVVNDKVEDAVNQVIDIVKKKEKIINL, from the coding sequence ATGAATAACAAAGGGCTACTTATTATTTATTCCGGTTTTTCCGGAGTAGGTAAGGGAACAATTATGAAGGAAATGCTAAAGAAAGAAGATAATTTCCGACTATCTGTTTCTGCTACTACAAGAGCTCCAAGACCGGGAGAAGTAAACGGTAGAGAATATTACTTCATTTCTAAAGAAGAATTTGAAGAAATGATTAAGAATGATGAGTTCTTTGAATATGCTCAGTATTCTGATAATTACTACGGAACACCTAAGAAACCTGTTGAAGAAATGCTGGAAAAAGGTCTTGATGTATTTCTTGAAATCGAAGTTCAAGGTGGACTTCAAATGATGGATAAGCGACCTGATGCACTTAGTATCTTTATTGTGCCACCATCATTAGAAGAACTTGAATCTCGACTTCGTGGCAGAAATACCGAAACCGAAGAGGTTATCGAGAAGCGTCTTTCAGCAGTAGAATTTGAAAAGCAGTTTGTTCCAAAATATGATGTTAAGGTTGTTAATGACAAGGTTGAAGATGCAGTAAACCAAGTTATTGATATAGTAAAAAAGAAAGAAAAAATAATTAATTTATAA
- the priA gene encoding replication restart helicase PriA, with translation MVSLCDDVDINDYKLTPKQQKVAELLTVVDKASVKEVCYYTGYTQSVTDSLVKKKIAKYFTDEVMRIPYTVSNVKKDEVVLSPSQQSAFDNLYSKYCEDKASVSLLYGVTGSGKTSVFMKLIEKCFNDNKGTILMVPEIALTPQLIKIFTSRFGDNVAVFHSGLSIGERLDEYKRVSRGDAKIVLGTRSAVFAPLKNIGLIVMDEEQESSYKSEQTPRYNARDIAKFRCYKHNALLLLSSATPSVESFYMAEKIYNLVKLTERYGKATLPQVSVVDMNEEQMKGNFSNYSSTLKELLSSNLIHKKQSIILLNRRGYNTFLSCRSCGQVVTCPNCSISMTYHSANNRMMCHYCGHSVPYTDECPDCHQHTLKFSGAGTQKAEQELVDMFPSARVLRMDADATMTKSSYETKLTAFANGEYDILIGTQMVAKGLDFPNVTLVGVINADQMLYSDDYRSYEEHFLY, from the coding sequence ATGGTTTCACTTTGTGATGATGTTGATATTAATGATTATAAGTTAACACCAAAGCAACAGAAAGTTGCAGAATTGCTAACTGTTGTGGATAAGGCTTCTGTAAAGGAAGTTTGTTACTATACAGGCTACACTCAGTCAGTAACCGACTCTTTGGTTAAGAAAAAGATTGCAAAGTACTTTACTGATGAAGTTATGAGAATACCTTATACTGTTTCAAATGTAAAGAAAGATGAAGTGGTGTTAAGCCCCTCACAACAATCTGCTTTTGATAATTTATACAGTAAATATTGTGAAGACAAAGCCTCAGTTTCTTTACTTTATGGTGTTACCGGTAGTGGCAAAACCTCAGTATTTATGAAGTTAATTGAAAAGTGCTTTAATGATAATAAGGGTACAATATTAATGGTACCTGAAATTGCTTTAACACCTCAGTTAATCAAAATATTTACTTCAAGGTTTGGTGATAATGTTGCAGTATTCCATAGTGGTTTATCAATAGGTGAAAGACTTGATGAATATAAAAGAGTCAGCAGAGGAGATGCAAAAATTGTCCTAGGTACAAGAAGTGCAGTTTTTGCCCCACTAAAAAATATCGGTTTAATTGTTATGGATGAGGAACAAGAAAGTTCCTATAAATCCGAACAAACACCAAGATATAACGCAAGAGATATTGCAAAGTTTAGGTGCTATAAGCACAATGCTTTGTTACTTCTTTCTTCAGCAACTCCAAGTGTAGAAAGTTTCTATATGGCTGAAAAAATTTATAATCTTGTGAAATTAACAGAAAGATACGGTAAAGCAACATTGCCACAAGTTTCTGTTGTTGATATGAATGAAGAACAAATGAAAGGTAATTTTAGTAACTATTCAAGTACACTAAAAGAGCTTCTTTCAAGTAACTTAATTCATAAAAAACAGTCTATTATTCTTCTTAACAGAAGAGGATACAATACATTTTTAAGTTGTAGAAGTTGTGGTCAAGTTGTAACTTGTCCTAATTGTTCAATTTCTATGACATACCATAGTGCAAACAATAGAATGATGTGTCACTATTGTGGCCATTCAGTTCCTTATACCGATGAGTGTCCTGACTGTCATCAGCATACACTAAAGTTTAGTGGTGCAGGTACTCAAAAGGCAGAACAAGAGCTTGTTGATATGTTCCCAAGTGCCAGAGTGTTAAGGATGGATGCTGATGCCACAATGACAAAAAGCAGTTACGAAACAAAACTTACTGCTTTTGCAAATGGTGAATATGATATTCTTATCGGTACACAAATGGTAGCTAAAGGTCTTGACTTTCCAAATGTAACATTGGTAGGTGTTATCAATGCCGACCAAATGCTTTATTCTGATGACTATAGAAGTTACGAAGAGCATTTTCTCTATTAA
- the proC gene encoding pyrroline-5-carboxylate reductase: MDKKIGFIGAGNMATAIINGLLKNKVVAPENINVFDVNENQLKLMAEKGVTTCDASTKVVTDSNIIVLAVKPQNYEEVLSGVKDSVSEEKIFVSIAAGISISYVQKALECNCPMVRVMPNTPLLLGKGATALCPSDNISEEDFSVVKDMFGLNGAVEVFTEDHMNEIIAVNGSSPAYIYLFAKAMADYAKECNIPYESALNLIVATLEGSAAMIKDSGDSLDTLIKKVSSPGGTTLAALKTLEDYKFYDGIKEAMKSCTNRAEELGK; this comes from the coding sequence ATGGATAAAAAAATAGGTTTTATTGGTGCAGGTAATATGGCAACTGCCATTATTAACGGACTACTAAAGAATAAGGTGGTTGCACCGGAAAACATTAATGTTTTTGATGTTAACGAAAATCAGCTTAAGCTAATGGCTGAAAAAGGTGTTACTACTTGTGATGCTTCTACTAAGGTAGTTACTGATAGCAATATTATTGTTTTAGCAGTTAAACCTCAGAATTACGAAGAAGTGCTTAGTGGTGTTAAAGACTCAGTAAGTGAAGAAAAGATTTTTGTTTCTATTGCAGCAGGTATCTCAATTTCTTATGTACAGAAAGCTCTAGAATGTAATTGTCCTATGGTTAGAGTTATGCCAAATACACCGTTACTACTTGGTAAAGGTGCAACTGCTCTTTGTCCATCAGATAATATCAGTGAAGAGGACTTTTCTGTAGTAAAGGATATGTTTGGTCTTAATGGTGCAGTAGAAGTGTTTACTGAGGACCATATGAATGAAATTATTGCAGTAAACGGCAGTAGTCCGGCATATATTTACCTATTTGCAAAGGCAATGGCTGACTATGCTAAGGAGTGTAACATTCCTTATGAAAGTGCGTTGAACCTTATTGTTGCTACCCTAGAAGGCAGTGCAGCTATGATTAAGGATAGTGGTGACTCTCTTGATACTCTTATTAAGAAAGTATCTTCACCGGGTGGTACTACTCTTGCAGCACTAAAAACTTTAGAAGACTACAAATTCTATGATGGTATCAAAGAAGCTATGAAGTCTTGTACAAATCGAGCAGAAGAGCTTGGTAAATAA